The Coregonus clupeaformis isolate EN_2021a unplaced genomic scaffold, ASM2061545v1 scaf0266, whole genome shotgun sequence genome includes a region encoding these proteins:
- the LOC121574277 gene encoding fibroblast growth factor 3-like yields MVIIQLLLLLSFLDQSKQDYLSPRLARTSGAPCARGQACDPRQRRDAGGRGGVYEHLGGAPRCRKLYCATKYHLQIHPSGKIDGSLEENNQFSIMEITAVDVGVVAIKGIFSGRYLAMNDKGRLYASDVFNQECEFLERIHELGYNTYASRHHSTLQPPAGGGSGKRRASAKRQWYVSINGKGRPRRGFKTRSTDKASLFLPRVLGNKDHEMVQKLRDSQRHPAGQQSPPMDRVEHRRRRHRARGRKGRTKRPGDRLTLATV; encoded by the exons ATGGTTATAATTCAGCTCCTGTTGTTGCTGAGTTTCTTGGACCAAAGCAAGCAGGATTATCTGTCTCCGAGGCTTGCTAGGACTTCAGGGGCTCCTTGTGCCAGGGGCCAGGCGTGTGACCCAAGGCAGCGGAGAGATGCTGGGGGACGCGGTGGAGTCTACGAGCACCTCGGAGGAGCACCAAGATGCAGAAAACTTTACTGTGCAACTAAATATCATTTGCAAATACATCCAAGCGGGAAAATAGACGGTTCTCTTGAGGAAAACAACCAATTTA GCATCATGGAGATCACAGCAGTGGATGTTGGAGTGGTAGCGATAAAGGGGATATTTTCCGGGAGATATCTGGCTATGAATGATAAAGGACGTCTATACGCATCG GATGTGTTCAACCAGGAGTGTGAGTTCCTGGAGCGGATTCATGAGCTGGGCTACAACACCTATGCTTCACGACACCACTCCACCCTGCAGCCCCCTGCAGGGGGTGGCAGTGGCAAACGACGAGCCAGTGCCAAGAGGCAGTGGTATGTGTCCATCAATGGGAAAGGCCGGCCAAGGAGGGGCTTTAAGACACGCAGCACTGACAAAGCCTCCCTTTTCCTGCCTCGAGTGCTAGGCAATAAGGACCATGAGATGGTGCAAAAGCTCCGTGACAGCCAGAGGCACCCAGCTGGACAGCAGAGTCCCCCTATGGACCGGGTTGAGCACCGGAGACGGAGACACCGGGCCCGGGGTAGGAAGGGCAGAACCAAGAGGCCTGGTGACAGACTGACACTAGCCACTGTCTGA